Proteins from a genomic interval of Pseudomonas anuradhapurensis:
- a CDS encoding sensor histidine kinase encodes MPMSFSLTQMILISAAYLMVLFGVAWISERGLIPRSIIRHPLTYTLSLGVYASAWAFYGSVGLAYQYGYGFLACYLGVSGAFLLAPVLLYPILKITRTYQLSSLADLLAFRFRSTWAGALTTIFMLIGVLPLLALQIQAVADSISILTGEPVKARVAFAFCTLIILFTIFFGSRHIATREKHEGLVFAIAFESVIKLLALGGIGLYALYGVFGGPHQLEVWLLQNQTALAALHTPLQEGPWRTLLLVFFASAIVMPHMYHMAFTENLNPRSLVSASWGLPLFLLLMSLAVPLVLWAGLRLGASTNPEYFTLGLGIAANNQALALLAYIGGLSAASGLIIVTTLALSGMALNHLVLPLYQPPAEGNIYRWLKWTRRALIVAIITAGFMFYLTQSNHQSLANLGIVAFVATLQFLPGVLSVLYWPTANRRGFIAGLLAGTLVWMVTMLLPLLGNLQGFYIPLLDMIYVLDDTSWHMAAIASLAANVLLFTLISLFTNASTEEVSAAEACAVDNVRRPQRRELHAASPQEFATQLAKPLGAKAAQKEVEQALRDLYLPFDERRPYALRRLRDRIEANLSGLMGPSVAQDMVETFLPYKSGNENYVTEDIHFIESRLEDYHSRLTGLAAELDALRRYHRQTLQELPMGVCSLAKDQEILMWNKAMEELTGIAAKHVVGSRLVTIDEPWRGLLQGFINVPDEHLHKQRLALDGQPRWLNLHKAAIDEPLAPGNSGLVLLVEDLTETQALEDKLVHSERLASIGRLAAGVAHEIGNPITGIACLAQNLREEREDDGEIIELSSQILEQTKRVSRIVQSLMSFAHAGGSHQNSEEPVCLAEVAQDAIGLLALNRRNFEVQFFNLCDPDHWVEGDPQRLAQVLINLLSNARDASPPGSAVRVRSEVNEHTVDLIVEDEGSGIPKNIMDRLFEPFFTTKDPGEGTGLGLALVYSIVEEHYGQITIDSPADIERQRGTRIRVTLPRHVVATSPEIRDRREN; translated from the coding sequence ATGCCGATGAGCTTTAGCCTGACCCAGATGATCCTGATCAGCGCCGCGTACCTGATGGTGCTGTTCGGCGTGGCCTGGATCAGCGAACGGGGCCTGATCCCACGTTCGATCATTCGCCATCCGCTGACCTACACCCTTTCGCTGGGTGTATACGCCAGTGCCTGGGCCTTCTATGGCTCGGTCGGCCTGGCCTACCAGTACGGCTACGGCTTCCTCGCCTGTTACCTGGGCGTGTCCGGCGCGTTCCTGCTGGCACCGGTACTGCTCTATCCGATCCTCAAGATCACCCGCACCTACCAGCTGTCATCGCTGGCCGACCTGCTGGCGTTCCGCTTCCGCAGTACCTGGGCCGGGGCGCTGACCACGATTTTCATGCTGATCGGCGTGCTGCCCTTGCTGGCCCTGCAGATCCAGGCAGTGGCCGATTCGATCAGCATCCTCACCGGCGAACCAGTCAAGGCCCGGGTGGCCTTCGCCTTCTGTACCCTGATCATCCTGTTCACCATCTTCTTCGGTTCGCGGCACATCGCCACCCGCGAGAAACACGAAGGGCTGGTCTTCGCCATCGCCTTCGAGTCGGTGATCAAGCTGCTGGCGCTGGGCGGCATCGGCCTGTATGCCCTGTATGGCGTGTTCGGCGGCCCGCACCAGCTGGAGGTATGGCTGCTGCAGAACCAGACTGCCCTGGCGGCCTTGCATACCCCGCTGCAGGAAGGGCCATGGCGCACCTTGCTGCTGGTGTTCTTCGCTTCGGCGATCGTCATGCCGCACATGTACCACATGGCCTTCACCGAAAACCTCAACCCGCGCTCGCTGGTCAGTGCCAGCTGGGGCCTGCCGCTGTTCCTGCTGCTGATGAGCCTGGCCGTACCGCTGGTGCTGTGGGCCGGTCTGCGCCTGGGCGCCAGCACCAATCCCGAGTATTTCACCCTGGGCCTGGGGATTGCCGCCAACAACCAGGCATTGGCACTGCTGGCCTATATCGGCGGCCTGTCGGCTGCCAGCGGGCTGATCATCGTCACCACCCTGGCGCTGTCCGGCATGGCCCTCAACCACCTGGTGCTGCCGCTGTACCAGCCGCCGGCCGAAGGCAATATCTACCGCTGGCTGAAGTGGACCCGCCGCGCGCTGATCGTCGCCATCATCACCGCCGGCTTCATGTTCTACCTGACCCAGAGCAACCACCAGAGCCTGGCCAACCTGGGCATCGTCGCCTTCGTCGCCACCTTGCAGTTCCTGCCCGGCGTGCTGTCGGTGCTGTACTGGCCCACCGCCAACCGCCGCGGCTTCATCGCCGGCCTGCTGGCCGGTACCCTGGTGTGGATGGTGACCATGCTGCTGCCGCTGCTGGGCAACCTGCAGGGCTTCTACATCCCGCTGCTGGACATGATCTACGTACTGGACGACACCAGCTGGCACATGGCGGCGATCGCCTCGCTGGCGGCCAACGTGCTGCTGTTCACCCTGATCTCGCTGTTCACCAATGCCAGTACCGAAGAAGTCAGCGCAGCCGAGGCCTGCGCGGTGGACAACGTGCGCCGCCCGCAACGCCGCGAGCTGCACGCCGCCTCGCCGCAGGAGTTCGCCACTCAGCTGGCCAAGCCACTGGGCGCCAAGGCCGCACAAAAGGAAGTGGAACAGGCCCTGCGCGACCTCTATCTACCGTTCGATGAGCGCCGCCCCTATGCCTTGCGCCGCCTGCGCGACCGTATCGAGGCCAACCTGTCCGGCCTGATGGGGCCGAGTGTGGCGCAGGACATGGTCGAGACCTTCTTGCCGTACAAGTCCGGTAACGAAAACTACGTGACCGAGGACATCCACTTCATCGAAAGCCGCCTGGAAGACTACCACTCGCGCCTGACCGGCCTGGCCGCCGAACTCGACGCCCTGCGCCGCTACCACCGCCAGACCCTGCAAGAACTGCCAATGGGCGTCTGCTCGTTGGCCAAGGACCAGGAAATCCTGATGTGGAACAAGGCCATGGAGGAGCTCACCGGCATCGCCGCCAAGCACGTGGTCGGCTCGCGCCTGGTCACCATCGACGAGCCCTGGCGCGGCCTGCTGCAAGGGTTCATCAACGTGCCCGACGAACACCTGCACAAGCAGCGCCTGGCGCTGGATGGCCAGCCGCGCTGGCTGAACCTGCACAAGGCGGCGATCGACGAGCCGCTGGCACCAGGCAACAGCGGCCTGGTGCTGCTGGTGGAGGACCTCACCGAAACCCAGGCGCTGGAGGACAAGCTGGTACACTCCGAACGCCTGGCCAGCATCGGCCGCCTGGCGGCTGGCGTGGCCCACGAGATCGGCAACCCGATCACCGGCATCGCCTGCCTGGCACAGAACCTGCGCGAGGAACGCGAGGACGACGGTGAAATCATCGAGCTGTCCAGCCAGATTCTGGAACAGACCAAGCGGGTTTCGCGCATCGTCCAGTCGCTTATGAGCTTCGCTCATGCCGGCGGCAGCCACCAGAACAGCGAAGAGCCGGTGTGCCTGGCCGAAGTGGCGCAGGACGCCATTGGTCTGCTGGCGTTGAACCGGCGCAATTTCGAAGTACAGTTCTTCAACCTCTGCGACCCGGACCACTGGGTCGAAGGGGACCCGCAGCGCCTGGCCCAGGTGCTGATCAACCTGCTCTCCAACGCCCGCGACGCCTCGCCGCCCGGCAGTGCCGTGCGCGTGCGCAGCGAGGTCAACGAGCACACCGTCGACCTGATCGTCGAGGACGAAGGCAGCGGGATCCCGAAGAACATCATGGACCGCCTGTTCGAACCCTTCTTCACCACCAAGGACCCGGGCGAAGGAACCGGACTGGGGCTCGCTCTGGTCTATTCCATCGTGGAAGAGCATTATGGGCAAATCACCATCGACAGCCCTGCCGATATCGAACGGCAACGTGGCACCCGGATCCGCGTGACCCTGCCCCGGCATGTCGTAGCGACGTCCCCTGAAATTCGAGACCGTCGAGAGAATTGA
- a CDS encoding sigma-54-dependent transcriptional regulator, translating into MPHILIVEDETIIRSALRRLLERNQYQVSEAGSVQEAQERFSIATFDLIVSDLRLPGAPGTELIKLGQGTPVLIMTSYASLRSAVDSMKMGAVDYIAKPFDHDEMLQAVARILRDRQNAPASAPVAEPRASNGKAAPADKGSAPANGEIGIIGSCPPMQDMYSKIRKVAPTDSNVLIQGESGTGKELVARALHNLSRRAKAPMISVNCAAIPETLIESELFGHEKGAFTGASAGRAGLVEAADGGTLFLDEIGELPLEAQARLLRVLQEGEIRRVGSVQSQKVDVRLIAATHRDLKNLAKAGQFREDLYYRLHVIALKLPALRERGSDVNEIASAFLARQSARIGRDDLHFSAEAEQAIRHYSWPGNVRELENAVERAVILSESAEISADLLGIDIELSDLEEDEILDSALAVSSAANASHEPTEDLSLEDYFQHFVLEHQDHMTETELARKLGVSRKCLWERRQRLGIPRRKSNATSE; encoded by the coding sequence ATGCCGCACATTCTGATCGTCGAAGACGAAACCATCATCCGCTCGGCCTTGCGTCGCCTGCTCGAACGGAACCAGTACCAGGTCAGCGAAGCCGGCTCGGTGCAGGAAGCCCAGGAACGCTTCAGCATTGCCACCTTCGACCTGATCGTCAGCGACCTGCGCCTGCCAGGCGCACCCGGCACCGAACTGATCAAGCTCGGCCAAGGTACCCCGGTACTGATCATGACCAGCTATGCCAGCCTGCGCTCGGCGGTCGACTCGATGAAAATGGGCGCGGTGGACTATATCGCCAAGCCCTTCGACCATGACGAGATGCTCCAGGCCGTGGCGCGCATCCTGCGCGACCGGCAGAACGCCCCGGCCAGCGCACCGGTTGCCGAGCCGCGCGCCAGCAATGGCAAGGCGGCCCCCGCCGACAAGGGCAGCGCCCCGGCCAATGGCGAAATCGGCATCATCGGTTCCTGCCCACCGATGCAGGATATGTACAGCAAGATCCGCAAGGTCGCGCCCACCGACTCCAACGTGCTGATCCAGGGCGAGTCGGGTACCGGCAAGGAGCTGGTGGCCCGCGCCCTGCACAACCTGTCACGCCGGGCCAAGGCACCGATGATCTCGGTGAACTGTGCAGCCATCCCGGAAACGCTGATCGAGTCCGAGCTGTTCGGCCACGAAAAAGGCGCGTTCACCGGCGCCAGTGCCGGGCGGGCGGGCCTGGTGGAAGCCGCCGACGGCGGTACCCTGTTCCTCGACGAAATCGGCGAACTGCCGCTGGAAGCCCAGGCCCGCCTGTTGCGTGTACTGCAGGAAGGCGAAATTCGCCGGGTCGGTTCGGTGCAGTCGCAGAAGGTCGATGTGCGCCTGATCGCCGCAACCCACCGCGACCTGAAGAACCTGGCCAAGGCCGGCCAGTTCCGTGAAGACCTGTATTACCGCCTGCACGTGATCGCCCTGAAGCTGCCGGCCCTGCGCGAGCGCGGCAGTGACGTCAACGAAATTGCCAGCGCCTTCCTGGCCCGCCAGAGCGCGCGTATCGGCCGTGACGACCTGCACTTCTCGGCCGAAGCCGAGCAGGCCATTCGTCACTACAGCTGGCCGGGTAACGTGCGGGAGCTGGAAAACGCCGTCGAGCGCGCGGTAATCCTCAGCGAGAGTGCAGAAATTTCCGCCGACCTGCTGGGCATCGATATCGAGCTGAGCGACCTGGAGGAGGACGAGATCCTCGACAGCGCCCTGGCTGTGTCGAGTGCGGCCAACGCCAGCCACGAACCGACCGAGGACCTGTCGCTGGAAGACTACTTCCAGCACTTCGTGCTCGAGCACCAGGACCACATGACCGAAACCGAGCTGGCCCGCAAGCTCGGGGTCAGCCGCAAGTGCCTGTGGGAACGCCGCCAGCGCCTGGGCATACCGCGGCGCAAGAGCAACGCTACCAGCGAGTAA
- a CDS encoding polynucleotide adenylyltransferase PcnB, protein MLKKLFQSFRPPVPGPHHRRTTPEVINKSQHSLQRHQFSRHAVNIVERLQSAGYQAYLVGGCVRDLMLGITPKDFDVATSATPEQVRAEFRNARIIGRRFKLVHVHFGREIIEVATFRAHHSEDDQGDSHRSSHNASGRILRDNVYGTLEEDAQRRDFTINALYYDPVSERILDYANGVHDIRNRLLRLIGDPTHRYQEDPVRMLRAVRFAAKLDFGIEKHTVQPVRELAPLLREIPPARLFEESLKLFLSGQGAIAFEMLVDLQLFEPLFPASAHALDERPTYTHTLISQALHNTDLRVKQGKPVTPAFLFAALLWPALPARVLHLQAQGVPPIPAMNGAAHDLIAEQCARIAIPKRFTLPIREIWDMQERLPRRSGKRADVLLDNPRFRAGYDFLLLRESAGEETDELGQWWTDYQDANDSQRREMIRELGSRDEGTGAGPRKRKRSGGKRKRGGDEAFE, encoded by the coding sequence ATGCTGAAGAAGCTGTTCCAGTCGTTCCGCCCGCCCGTACCGGGCCCGCATCACAGGCGTACCACACCTGAGGTGATCAACAAGAGCCAGCATTCGCTGCAGCGCCACCAGTTCAGCCGCCATGCGGTGAACATCGTGGAACGCCTGCAGAGCGCCGGCTACCAGGCTTACCTGGTCGGTGGCTGTGTCCGCGACCTGATGCTTGGCATCACCCCCAAGGACTTCGATGTCGCCACCAGCGCTACCCCCGAACAGGTCCGTGCCGAATTCCGCAACGCGCGCATCATCGGTCGCCGCTTCAAGCTGGTCCACGTGCATTTCGGCCGTGAGATCATCGAAGTCGCCACCTTCCGCGCCCACCACTCGGAAGACGACCAGGGCGACAGCCACCGCTCGTCGCACAATGCCAGCGGCCGTATCCTGCGTGACAACGTGTACGGCACCCTGGAAGAGGACGCGCAACGCCGCGACTTCACCATCAATGCCCTGTACTACGACCCAGTCAGCGAGCGCATCCTCGACTATGCCAATGGCGTGCACGATATCCGTAACCGCCTGCTGCGCCTGATCGGTGACCCGACCCATCGCTACCAGGAAGACCCGGTGCGCATGCTGCGCGCGGTGCGCTTTGCCGCCAAGCTCGACTTCGGTATCGAAAAGCACACTGTCCAGCCGGTGCGCGAACTGGCACCGCTGCTGCGCGAGATTCCGCCGGCGCGCCTGTTCGAGGAGAGCCTCAAGCTGTTCCTCTCCGGCCAGGGCGCCATCGCCTTCGAAATGCTGGTCGACCTGCAGCTGTTCGAACCGCTGTTCCCGGCCAGTGCACATGCCCTGGACGAGCGCCCGACCTACACCCATACCCTGATCAGCCAGGCGCTGCACAACACCGACCTGCGCGTGAAGCAAGGCAAACCGGTAACCCCGGCGTTCCTCTTCGCCGCGCTGCTGTGGCCAGCCCTGCCGGCCCGCGTGCTGCACCTGCAAGCCCAGGGCGTGCCGCCCATCCCGGCCATGAACGGTGCAGCCCACGACCTGATCGCCGAGCAATGCGCACGCATCGCCATCCCCAAGCGCTTCACCCTGCCGATCCGCGAGATCTGGGACATGCAGGAACGTCTGCCACGGCGCAGCGGCAAGCGCGCCGATGTCTTGCTGGACAACCCGCGCTTCCGCGCCGGTTACGACTTCCTGCTGCTGCGCGAAAGCGCCGGGGAAGAAACCGACGAACTCGGCCAGTGGTGGACCGACTACCAGGATGCCAACGACAGCCAGCGCCGCGAGATGATCCGCGAGCTGGGCAGCCGTGATGAAGGCACCGGCGCCGGCCCACGTAAACGCAAGCGCAGCGGCGGCAAGCGCAAGCGCGGCGGCGACGAGGCATTCGAGTGA
- the folK gene encoding 2-amino-4-hydroxy-6-hydroxymethyldihydropteridine diphosphokinase produces the protein MTTRAYIGLGSNLDAPAEQLRNALQALDQVESTRLVAASALYTSDSLLPGQPRYTNAVAAVDTALPPLALLDALQAIENDQGRVRLERWGPRTLDLDILLFGDQVLDEPRLKVPHYHMHARPFVLYPLAELVPGDFRLADGRALAQLLEECPFVGLERL, from the coding sequence GTGACCACCCGCGCCTATATCGGCCTGGGCAGCAACCTGGACGCACCTGCCGAGCAGCTGCGCAATGCCCTGCAGGCACTGGACCAGGTAGAAAGCACGCGCCTGGTGGCGGCCTCGGCCCTCTACACCAGTGACTCGCTGCTGCCAGGGCAACCGCGCTACACCAATGCCGTCGCCGCCGTGGACACCGCCTTGCCGCCCTTGGCCCTGCTCGATGCGCTGCAAGCCATCGAAAATGACCAGGGCCGTGTGCGCTTGGAGCGCTGGGGCCCGCGCACACTGGACCTGGACATTCTGCTGTTCGGCGACCAGGTGCTGGATGAACCGCGCCTGAAGGTGCCGCATTACCACATGCATGCCCGGCCTTTCGTGCTGTATCCGCTGGCCGAACTGGTACCGGGCGATTTCCGTCTGGCCGACGGCCGCGCCCTGGCGCAATTGCTCGAAGAGTGCCCGTTCGTCGGCCTCGAACGCCTGTAG
- the panB gene encoding 3-methyl-2-oxobutanoate hydroxymethyltransferase, which yields MPEVTLTTLNGLKAKGEKITMLTCYDATFAKAASQAGVEVLLVGDSLGMVLQGHDSTLPVTTADMAYHTASVKRGNDGALILTDLPFMAHATPEQAFANSATLMQAGAHMVKIEGAAWLAETIRLLAERGVPVCAHMGLTPQTVNVLGGYKVQGRQEAQARQMRADAIALEQAGAAMLLLECVPSELAAEITSAVGIPVIGIGAGSGTDGQVLVLHDMLGLSLSGRVPKFVKNFMQGQPDIHSALVAYVEAVKQVSFPGSEHGFSA from the coding sequence ATGCCTGAAGTAACCCTGACCACCCTCAATGGCCTCAAGGCCAAGGGTGAAAAAATCACCATGCTGACCTGCTACGACGCGACCTTCGCCAAGGCCGCCAGCCAGGCCGGTGTCGAAGTGTTGCTGGTGGGTGACTCGCTGGGGATGGTCCTGCAAGGCCACGACAGCACCCTACCGGTAACGACCGCGGACATGGCCTACCACACCGCCAGCGTCAAACGCGGCAATGACGGCGCGCTGATCCTCACCGACCTGCCGTTCATGGCGCATGCCACCCCGGAACAGGCCTTTGCCAACAGTGCCACGCTGATGCAGGCCGGCGCCCACATGGTCAAGATCGAAGGGGCTGCCTGGCTGGCCGAGACCATCCGCCTGCTGGCCGAGCGTGGCGTGCCGGTATGCGCGCACATGGGCTTGACCCCGCAAACCGTCAACGTCCTGGGCGGCTACAAGGTCCAGGGCCGCCAGGAAGCCCAGGCCCGGCAGATGCGTGCCGACGCCATCGCCCTGGAGCAGGCTGGTGCGGCCATGCTGCTGCTCGAATGCGTGCCCAGCGAACTGGCGGCGGAAATCACCAGTGCCGTCGGTATTCCGGTAATCGGTATTGGTGCCGGCAGCGGCACCGATGGCCAGGTGCTGGTCCTGCACGACATGCTCGGCCTGTCGCTGAGCGGTCGCGTACCGAAGTTCGTGAAGAACTTCATGCAAGGCCAGCCGGATATCCACAGCGCCCTCGTCGCCTACGTCGAGGCAGTCAAGCAGGTCAGCTTCCCTGGCAGCGAACACGGGTTCAGTGCATGA
- the panC gene encoding pantoate--beta-alanine ligase, protein MNTVKTVRELRAAVARARSEGKRIGFVPTMGNLHSGHAALVTKAAQRADFVVASIFVNPLQFGANEDLDKYPRTLAADQERLLQAGCNLLFAPTVDEMYPDGMSVQTRVSVPQLSEGLCGASRPGHFEGVATVVTKLFNMVQPDLAVFGEKDFQQLAVIRAMVRDLNMPIQVIGEPTVRAEDGLALSSRNGYLTPEQRAAAPALYRTLQHIAAAIGRGQRDFAALVAEGQAQLTAAGFRPDYLEVRHAVSLRPAMIDDRDLVVIAAAYLGNTRLIDNLYLHVEEKTA, encoded by the coding sequence ATGAATACAGTCAAGACCGTCCGCGAATTGCGTGCCGCCGTTGCCCGCGCCCGGAGTGAAGGCAAGCGCATCGGCTTCGTGCCGACCATGGGCAACCTGCACAGCGGCCACGCGGCCCTGGTAACCAAGGCCGCGCAGCGGGCCGATTTCGTGGTCGCCAGCATCTTCGTCAACCCGCTGCAGTTCGGCGCCAACGAAGACCTCGACAAATACCCGCGCACCCTGGCCGCCGACCAGGAGCGCCTGTTGCAGGCCGGCTGCAACCTGTTGTTCGCGCCCACCGTCGACGAAATGTACCCCGACGGCATGAGCGTGCAAACCCGCGTCAGCGTTCCCCAGCTTTCCGAAGGCCTGTGCGGCGCCAGCCGGCCCGGGCATTTCGAAGGCGTGGCTACCGTGGTCACCAAGCTGTTCAACATGGTCCAGCCCGACCTTGCCGTGTTCGGCGAAAAGGACTTCCAGCAGCTGGCGGTGATACGCGCCATGGTGCGCGACCTGAACATGCCGATCCAGGTCATCGGCGAGCCTACCGTGCGTGCCGAAGATGGCCTGGCGCTGTCGTCGCGCAACGGTTACCTGACACCTGAGCAGCGGGCTGCGGCACCGGCGTTATACCGCACCTTGCAGCATATCGCTGCGGCCATTGGCCGGGGCCAGCGTGATTTCGCGGCGCTGGTTGCCGAAGGTCAGGCGCAACTGACTGCCGCGGGGTTCCGCCCGGACTACCTGGAAGTGCGCCATGCCGTGAGCCTGCGTCCGGCAATGATCGATGACCGCGACCTGGTGGTGATCGCGGCGGCTTACCTGGGCAACACGCGGTTGATCGACAACCTGTACTTGCATGTGGAAGAGAAGACCGCGTAA